The region CACGCAACTCGCCGACACGATCAATTGCTGTTAGGAGCAAGTCCTCGAGCTTCGTTGGCATTGTTTCGCACAAGTCAGTCGCTTGCGGCCATTCTGGGAAGAAACTACGTATTGCCAGATGACGTGAAACGGGTGCTCAGCCCTGTCATGGCGCATCGATTGATTCTGCGACCAGAAAGCCGCCTGCGAAAAGTCACGTCGCAAGATGTGCTGGACGATATCTTGCAGGAAGTCCCAGTGCCGATGATCGAAGAGGCGACCGTCTGATGCGCTGGGTCTTGGGAGCATTGATCCTGCTGGCCATCTCCATCATGCTCGGGTTGGGGCTGATGGTTTATGCGATGTACGCTCTCGTCGCGGTCATCTTAGGATCGCGTGTTCTTGTTCGGTACTGGCTGCGACATCTTTCAGCATCGCGGCACGTCAGCCGACTTGATGTCGAGGAAGGAGACGTCATCACCGTGGGCTTGACACTGCGGTATACCGGGGCGATTCCCATGCCGTGGATGTTGGTCGAAGATCTCCTGCCGCGTCATGCGGTGATCACTCGGCCGCCGGCTTTGGAAGTCGATGGCAAACGAATTTTTCTGGCAATGCTGTGGCCACGGTCGACGAAGCTGCTCTCGTACAAGATTGTGTGCAATCGGCGAGGGTACTATCAAATTGGTCCTGCTGTTCTGGAGACCGGCGATGTCTTCGGGCTGTACAAACAATTCAAGATGATTGCGGAACCAGAGTTTATTACCGTCGAGCCAGCGATCATTTCTCTGGATGGATTCGATTTGGTTTCCAAGCGTCCGTTGGGCGAGATCAAAATGCAGTCGCGATTGTTTGAAGATCCGTCGCGGATAGCTGGGATTCGTCGTTATCAGTTGGGCGATCCGATGAATCGTGTCCATTGGGCGTCGACCGCACGAACCGGCGAACTGCACAGCAAACAGTTCGAGGCGACATGCATTGCCGGTGTGAGTATCCTGCTCGATCTGCACCCTGAGAGTTTCCCTGAGAAAGACGAGCCGATTCGCAGTGAGTTGGCGATCAAATGTGCGGTAGCGAT is a window of Bremerella sp. TYQ1 DNA encoding:
- a CDS encoding DUF58 domain-containing protein: MRWVLGALILLAISIMLGLGLMVYAMYALVAVILGSRVLVRYWLRHLSASRHVSRLDVEEGDVITVGLTLRYTGAIPMPWMLVEDLLPRHAVITRPPALEVDGKRIFLAMLWPRSTKLLSYKIVCNRRGYYQIGPAVLETGDVFGLYKQFKMIAEPEFITVEPAIISLDGFDLVSKRPLGEIKMQSRLFEDPSRIAGIRRYQLGDPMNRVHWASTARTGELHSKQFEATCIAGVSILLDLHPESFPEKDEPIRSELAIKCAVAIANSVHLMDQQVGIFTNSVDAAQRMKYEGWDFDTRTRDAARKSAGRLDRDPRLSPQKVRTKRGSHQFQEIRHMMARSEKNEGLTLPSLILEIESDLPRDATVVPILSKVTPEIAMSLGNLVRGGYAVTPIVNCWDEYEFAQAAGMLLAERMIAKQLKSLETISQICQEQAYPLF